The Chryseobacterium sp. G0186 genome includes the window GGTCTATTTCAGTAGGAGCAGGAGTTCCATTAATGCAATCAGCAGATTTAACCTCCATTAAGAATGGTAATGGTAAAAATCTTTTTGGATATTCTGCCTATGTGAGTATTGATAAAGCCATCACTCATGCTTTTGGAATCAACTTACAATATGACAGAGGTGAAACCAGACAAGGATGGTTCAATACTAAAGATGCTGCCCCTGATGCTACAGCAGTAGGAGCAAGAACTCAGTATGATGCAATCTCTATCTTAGGAGATGTTAACTTCTCTAACCTTTTGAGAAGAGTTGACAACCACTCTCCTTACAGATGGGCTCTTCACGGATATGCCGGTATCGGTACAATCGCTTACAGAGCTTATCAAAAAGACAGTAAGGGACAAAGTTTGATGACCGAAATCAAGCCTTTCCAGTTAGGATCTATGTTCATGCAGGCTGGTGCCGGTTTGAAATTTAAAATTAACAGAAGAATCGACCTGGAAGGTAGATTAATGTATGTTATAACCGGTGATGATGAATTTGATGGTGGTGGAGACAAATACAGTGCTGTCAACAGACGTGAAGAGCAAGTTTCTGATAACTTCTTCAACGCAACGTTAGGTCTTTCTTTCAAATTAGGAAAACATGAGTCTCACCTAATGTGGCATGACCCACTTCAGGAAATCTATTACAAACTTGATGTTTTAGCTAACAAAAACCAGGATATTGAAGTATGTAAAAAAGGTGACGCTGATAATGACGGGGTATGTGATGACTGGGACAGACAGCTTGACACTCCTGCAGGAGCAAGAGTAGATGGCGCCGGTGTTGCCCTTGATACAGACCTTGATGGTGTCATTGACCTTTACGACAAGTGTGTAACGGTTCCAGGACCTGTTGAAAACAATGGATGTCCGGTGAAAAAAGACAACAATGAGACTGCAGTTGAAGTAGAAAAAACTCTTAAGGATATCTATTTTAACTTTAATAAAGCAACGATAAGACCTGAATCTAACAGTAAATTAGACTTGGCGGCTTCAATTATCAAGGAAAATGGAGGTAATTACTTATTGACAGGACATACCGACATTAAAGGGAATGCAGCTTACAACCTAAGATTATCTAAAGAAAGAGCTGCTGCAGTAGTAGGAGCATTAGAAACCAGAGGAGTAAATGACAATGTTCTGAAGTCTAAAGGAGTAGGTTCTGCAGAAGCAAAAATACCGGCATCAGCTTCAGATGCTGAAAGATTAGCTGACAGAAAAGTTACAGTGAAATATATAGAAACTTCAGAATGGAATTCTATTCAAAAGAAAGACTATGAAGATGCTCCTGTAAAAAAAGCGACTAAAAAAGCAGCAGCTAAAAAAAAGAGAAAGTAATTTCTAATTAAATACATAAACCGAAAAGAATTGTCTTTTCGGTTTATTTTTTTCATACTACCAAATATTTTACATACCTTTATATCATTTTCGGGGCAATAGGTACCAAATAAGCAGATTATCAGCACTATTGTTTTGAAAAAAAATAACGTAAAATCACTTTTCAACGTAAAAAATCATTTAAAATAACTTAACTTAAAAAAATAACACTATGAAATTAAGTTTAGCAATTGTTGCCCTAGCATTGGCTATTCCTACCGCCAGCTATGCTCAACAAGACTCAACGGCAGTTTCAAATGGAGAGTACCCCAATACATTTTCTTCAGGGTCTGCCAATGTTTCCCCATTTACCAATCAATCGAAAAGATTTAATGACTGGTCTATTTCAGTAGGAGCAGGAGTTCCATTAATGCAATCAGCAGATTTAACCTCCATTAAGAATGGTAATGGTAAAAATCTTTTTGGATATTCTGCCTATGTGAGTATTGATAAAGCCATCACTCATGCTTTTGGAATCAACTTACAATATGACAGAGGTGAAACCAGACAAGGATGGTTCAATACTAAAGATGCTGCCCCTGATGCTACAGCAGTAGGAGCAAGAACTCAGTATGATGCAATCTCTATCTTAGGAGATGTTAACTTCTCTAACCTTTTGAGAAGAGTTGACAACCACTCTCCTTACAGATGGGCTCTTCACGGATATGCCGGTATCGGTACAATCGCTTACAGAGCTTATCAAAAAGACAGTAAGGGACAAAGTTTGATGACCGAAATCAAGCCTTTCCAGTTAGGATCTATGTTCATGCAGGCTGGTGCCGGTTTGAAATTTAAAATTAACAGAAGAATCGACCTGGAAGGTAGATTAATGTATGTGGTAACTGGTGATGATGAATTTGATGGTGGTGGAGACAAATACAGTGCTATCAACAGACGTGAAGAGCAAGTTTCTGATAACTTCTTTAACGCAACGTTAGGTCTTTCCTTAAAATTAGGAAAACATGAATCTCACCTAATGTGGCATGACCCACTTCAGGAAATCTATTACAAACTTGATGTTTTGGCTAACAAAAACCAGGATATTGAAGTATGTAAAAAAGGTGATGCTGATAATGACGGGGTATGTGATGACTGGGACAGACAGCTTGACACTCCTGCAGGAGCAAGAGTAGATGGTGCCGGTGTTGCTCTTGATACAGACCTTGATGGTGTAATTGACCTTTACGACAAGTGTGTAACGGTTCCGGGACCTGTTGAAAACAACGGATGTCCTACAACCACTACAGGACCTGTAGTAGAAACAGAAACTAAATTGGATGGAATTGAGTTTGACTTAAATTCTGACAGAATTTTACCTTCAAATACACCAATTCTAAACAACGCTGTAAACTATATCAATTCTTCAAATGGTTCTTATAACGTAATTGGAGCTACCGATACAAGAGGAACTGATGCCTACAACCAAAAATTATCTCAAAGAAGAGCAAACAACGTTAAGAACTATCTGATCAAAAACGGTGTTCAGACTGGTAAACTAAACGCGATAGGTAAAGGTGAAAAAGACCTTAAATACCCTGAATGTGAGCCGGCAACTAAGTGCCCTGAATGGAAAAACAGAGCCAACAGAAGAGTATACTTTGAAGCTAAATAATAAACTTATTAGTTATTATATAAAAGTCACGCCTTGCGTGGCTTTTTTGTTATAATACTTTCCTTATTTTTACATCATGATTTCTCCGCAGGATTTTCAAAAGCTAAAATATGATACTCTTAAGTATTTCTGGGGCTACACAGGCTTCAGGGATTCTCAGGAAGAAATTATTAATGCTGTCATCAATGAAAAAGATACACTGGTACTACTCCCTACAGGTGCCGGAAAATCGTTATGCTATCAACTTCCGGCTTTACTGAAGGAAGGAACCTGCCTTGTTATTTCTCCTCTTTTGGCATTGATGAAAGATCAGGTAAATCAACTTAAGTTTCGTGGTATAGAAGCAGAATATCTGTCTTCAGAACTTGATGAATATGATGCAGAAACCATTTATGACCGCTGCAAAGAAGGTCTTACAAAATTACTCTATGTCTCTCCTGAAAGATTGACTAATAGTCAGTTTCTACAGAACATTGAGGAAATTGAGCTGTCTTTTATTGCTGTGGATGAAGCACACTGTATCTCAGAATGGGGACAGGATTTTCGACCTAGCTATCAAAACATTAAAGGTTTCAGAAGCAATAATCCTGAAATCCCTTGTCTGGCCCTTACAGCGACTGCAACGCCAAAAGTTCTGAAAGAAATTAAAAATAAACTTGAACTCAGAAATCCAACTGTTTTCCAGAAAAGTTTTAAAAGAGATAATATCAAGATCTTTGCAGAAGAGGTTTCCGATAAATTCCAACGGGTTCTTGATATTTTAAAGTATAACACCGATTCCGGAATTGTATATGTAAGAACAAGAAAGGAGGCTGAACTTTTAGCTGAATTTTTGAAAAAAAATCATCTCAAGAATGTTGATTATTTTCACGCAGGATTAACTACAAAGGAAAAAAATACAAAG containing:
- a CDS encoding OmpA family protein, translating into MKLSLAIVALALVIPTVSYAQDSTVATDGKYPNTFTSGSANVSPFTNQSKRFNDWSISVGAGVPLMQSADLTSIKNGNGKNLFGYSAYVSIDKAITHAFGINLQYDRGETRQGWFNTKDAAPDATAVGARTQYDAISILGDVNFSNLLRRVDNHSPYRWALHGYAGIGTIAYRAYQKDSKGQSLMTEIKPFQLGSMFMQAGAGLKFKINRRIDLEGRLMYVITGDDEFDGGGDKYSAVNRREEQVSDNFFNATLGLSFKLGKHESHLMWHDPLQEIYYKLDVLANKNQDIEVCKKGDADNDGVCDDWDRQLDTPAGARVDGAGVALDTDLDGVIDLYDKCVTVPGPVENNGCPVKKDNNETAVEVEKTLKDIYFNFNKATIRPESNSKLDLAASIIKENGGNYLLTGHTDIKGNAAYNLRLSKERAAAVVGALETRGVNDNVLKSKGVGSAEAKIPASASDAERLADRKVTVKYIETSEWNSIQKKDYEDAPVKKATKKAAAKKKRK
- a CDS encoding OmpA family protein, coding for MKLSLAIVALALAIPTASYAQQDSTAVSNGEYPNTFSSGSANVSPFTNQSKRFNDWSISVGAGVPLMQSADLTSIKNGNGKNLFGYSAYVSIDKAITHAFGINLQYDRGETRQGWFNTKDAAPDATAVGARTQYDAISILGDVNFSNLLRRVDNHSPYRWALHGYAGIGTIAYRAYQKDSKGQSLMTEIKPFQLGSMFMQAGAGLKFKINRRIDLEGRLMYVVTGDDEFDGGGDKYSAINRREEQVSDNFFNATLGLSLKLGKHESHLMWHDPLQEIYYKLDVLANKNQDIEVCKKGDADNDGVCDDWDRQLDTPAGARVDGAGVALDTDLDGVIDLYDKCVTVPGPVENNGCPTTTTGPVVETETKLDGIEFDLNSDRILPSNTPILNNAVNYINSSNGSYNVIGATDTRGTDAYNQKLSQRRANNVKNYLIKNGVQTGKLNAIGKGEKDLKYPECEPATKCPEWKNRANRRVYFEAK